Within Fibrobacter sp. UWEL, the genomic segment ACGAATAATAGGGACTTGGAAAATTATACCAACGCCTTGAATAGAGGCGTATCCTATTTGATTCGTGATGGCAGATTCAGTGAAGAAATGATTCTTGAAATGCATCGGATCTTGCTTAGTGGTGATGTGCACAAAACTTCGGAAAATACAGGCCGATATCGAACAAAGCAAAATTACATCAAGGATGAGGCGACCAAGGATGTTTCGTTTACGCCTCCTGCACCGGCAAATGTCAAGAAGCTGATGGATAACCTTATTGGCTATATGAACAATCCGTCTCCTAAGCAACGTAACCTTGTGAATGCGGCTTTGATTCATGCGCAATTCGAAACTATTCATCCATTTGAGGATGGTAACGGACGTATCGGCAGAATGATTATTGTTCTGTACCTTTTTTACACTCATGAAATAGATCGCTTGTATTTGTTTTTGAGCGAGGCTATTGAAAAGGAAAAGTACAGGTATTACAAGTTGTTGAACGATATCCGCAGTAATGGGGCCTGGAATGAATGGGTGAAGTTCTTCCTGGATATCGTGGATAAGCAAAGTGTCAAGTATAGCGAAAATATCGCCAAGATTGAAAAATTGTATGCTCGTAGTACTCAGGTGATTGATGAGAAGTGTTCGTCAAAGATTGCTAAACAAGTCTTTGAATGCTTCTTCAAGATGCCTATACACACTACTAAGTCCATTGCAAAAGAAACGGGGCTTTCGAATACCGCCATTAATCGTGCGCTAGATAAGCTCGTAGAATTTAATCTTGTGTTTAGTAATCAACAAAAAAGAAATACGCTGTACGTATTTTATGAATTGATGGATTTGATTTAGCGCCTGCTTTTTAAACCGTCTTGCCGCCCCACTCTTGCGAGTGGGCTTTTTCATGCTCAAGTGTTTTTTCGAAATCTGCGAGAGGTTCGCAGTCTCTTTCGATGGCTAATTGCGTTGCGTGAAGGCGGTTGAGACAATCCATTTTTTCGCGGTCGCCAATTTTGGCGTGCTCGATGGCGCCTTGTAATACGCGAATGGATTCGTCATAAACGTATGTAGGAACAGGGAAGGGATGGCCATCTTTTCCGCCGTGGGCGAAGGAATAGCGGGCAGGGTCCCTGAAGCGGGAAGGCGTTCCGTTGATGACTTCACTGACGAGAGTCAAGGATTGCAAAGTGCGGGGGCCAAGTCCTGGCGTAAGCAAAAGGCTTTCAAAATCTTTCGGGTCGGATTCGTAGGCGGTTGCAAGAACTCCACCCAGGCGTTTTAAGTCCACATCTTCTGCGTGGACATCATGGCGGTTCGGCATAGTGCAATCGCGAGAAGAATTTGCGATAATAGGCGCAAACAAATCCATTTGCGGTGAAACAATCACAGAAGAATTGGGTGCCACAATCTGCTGGATTTCGCGCATCATCCTGTCGGGATTTTCGTGAGTCAATTCCAGAATGGAGTTTCGCGTATTGCGCGCGTCTTGATGGGTCAAATTCAGAATCTGTCCGCGGTTTTCGCCCACCACACCTGCGTGGGGCTCTTCCACAAAAGATCGCAAGTTGGAGGAACACCAGTGATAACGTCGGGCCAGTTTTGCATCGGTGTTCATGCCCTGCTGAACAACTGCCCAATCCCCTTCGTCAGTAACTATAAAATTGTGCTGGTATAGTTGGAAACCGTCTTGGACCGCAGTGTTGTCTACCTTGGCGCAAAGACAGCTGGTGCGCTTCAGGTAATATCCGTCCACGCCAGTTTTATCCGCAATCTGCAGCAGTTCCGTGGGTGTTTCCCGCGAAAATTTTCCGCGGCCGCCGCACACGTAAATCCCCAAGTCGCGTGCAATCGGGTTCAGCCCACGCTTCAATGCGTACATCACGCTGGTGGTAATTCCCGAGGAATGCCAATCCATGCCCATGACCGCACCGAAGGATTGAAACCACAGCGGATCGCTTAAACGTACCAGGAATTCCCTCTTGCCGTAATTCTCCACGATGGATTCGGCTATAAGCCTGCCTAAATCTCGCATACGGTCGGCAAGCCAACGGGGAACCGTCCCCGTATGCAAAGGCAAGTTGGCTACACCGGTACGCTTAGGCATGATTATTCTGCGCGTTTCACCTATATGAGGTTGCTATGCACGACTAGCTTGTACTGCGTTCATCAATGCAAAGAACGCTTCTGCTTTTCCGGTGCTAAAGTATTCGTACCAGGCAGTGAGTGCATCGGGAGCAAAAACGCCAAGGTGTTCAATAATAAGTTTTGCCCAAAGCAGCCCGCTTGTCGCGCTGGCGGTAAAGAGGTGCGCGTTGTTAGGTGCAGTTGCCATGACGGCCGCTTCATCCACGTAGAATTCCTTGCCCTTGTAAGTGGGGCAGAACATATCTAAAAAGCCGACGCCGTTGCTGGTATGTTTGATGTTGTCCAAAATTCCAGCGCTTGATAGGGCCACGGTTGCTCCGCAAATGGCGCAAACATCAGCGCCTGCGTCCAGAAAATCCTTTGCCTTGCCGACGATTGCAAAATTCTTCGGGTCTGCCCATGCGTCGGAACCAGGCAAAATCAGCATATTGTCCTTGCTGATTTCAATTTCGTCTAATGCACAGTCCGGCGTAACTGTGAGTCCGCCCATTGTCTTGATGGAGTCCTTCGTGGCACTCACTGTTTTTAGGACAACCTCAGGGGCGCCAGCCTTGAAAAATCGTTTGGAGTTCAGCTCCGCCATGACATTGCCTGCTTCCCAGTCGGCCATGGTATCCATCACGTATACATAGATTGTTTTCATGCAATTCCTCTTTTGCTATGTAGGCATTCCTTACTTCACCTTTTTGCAGTGAAGTTTCAACTTTTTGATGGCCCAGTCATAATGACTAGCGGAAGCGCTAACGAAATAACTTCCCAAATCCGTTGTGCCTGTCCACTTGAAATATTTCTTGGTGAACAGTTCTTCGTTGGAGAAACTATCTGCAAGCTTCATGACCTGCGCGTGACTTTTTTCCAGCTGCTTTTTTGCAACATCAAGAGAGGTCGACTGGTTTCTTTGCCAGAACATGATGTTCATAGCGCCGTAGGTCTTCCAGGAATATTCCGGTGGCAGAAACTGGATGGCATTCTTTGCATCGGTGCATTTGGCGTTGTTCTTCACAAAGGAGAGCAGCAGCTGGTGCCATTCGTACAGATGAATCAAGATGTCCCGTAGGTTTTTGTCGCGGCTCCAATGCGCCTCGGACTTTTCCATATCGGAAAAATCAAATTCCGTGTTCAGCTGGTTCTCGCTCATTCCCACGATAATCTCTTTCAGTTTGTTATAGTTGTCCGAAGCGAATTTCAGCAGGTCTTCTTTGTTACGTGCGCGGGGCAAAAAAAATCCTTTTTTATCTACTGCACAAAAATACACTAAACATAAGGCTCTGTCAAGCCAATGCACTCGTTTGGTCAAGTGGCAAAGACTTTCTGTTTTGTAGACCCATTGCGCATAGATTATCTAAATTGGATGCCGTTACAGTTATGGAGGAATATTATGCGTACAAGACTATTTTGGATGCTCCCGTTGATCTGCGCCCCCCTGGCTTTTTGGGCTTGCGGTGGCGATTCCGGCACCAGCGTCAAGGATGACGAATCTTCTAGCTGCTCCAGTAGTGTCATTCCCGGCCACGACCGGGAATCTAGCAGTTCTGCGAAGAGCAGCAGCTCCGTTGCGAAGTCTTCCTCCAGTGTCAATAGCAGTTCCTCCGAAGTGGTGCAACTCATTCCTTATACAACGGAATGCCCCTCCGGCAAAACCTGCACCTACGCACCTACAGAACATTTGAATCCGGACATTGCTTACGGCGAGCTCTTGGACACTCGCGATAACCAGGTCTACAAGACAGTGACCATCGGCGAGCAGATATGGATGGCTCAAAACTTGAACTACGCCTACAACGAACCTACATCAAGATTGGATTCCTCCAGCTTCTGCTACAACAACAGTGCCGATTCCTGTGCCAAGTACGGTCGCCTGTATTTGTGGTCTGCAGCCATGGATAGCGCTGCAGTATTTAGCACCGCAGGCAAGGGCTGCGGCTATGGCTTTGGTACGACCTGTGAATCCAGCGGAACTGTGCGAGGGGTCTGCCCCGAGGGTTGGCTCCTGCCAAACAAGGACGAATGGGGTACCCTGATTTCTACAGTAGGTGGCTCCGCTAATATAAAACTCAAATCTACCAGTGGGTGGAATGATAGCGGCAACGGAACTGATTCCTTCGGCTTCGGGGTATTGCCTGCGGGCGACCGCTACGACAGTGGCGATTTCAGCAATGCCGGCAGCCTTGCGAGCTTCTGGAGTTCTACGGAGATCGATAGCGGCTACGCGTACACCTGGTACTTCCACTACAACGTCGAGTTCGTTAGCCGTGGCTACGGCAGTAAGGATTACGGTTACTCTGTCCGTTGCCTAAGGGACTAAATCAAGATATGAAGAAACTTGCCCTGATCCAGCTTCTCAGTCAGCCATGGTATCCATAACATAAACGTAGATTGTTATCAAAAAGCGAAAAACCTATCTAAGGTAAACTCCCGTCACCATTATATTGAACTATTCGGAAATTTCGAATAGTTGGGTGTATCAGTGTGCATCTGCCTTATATGTGGCAATCTTATCGCGAAGTTCCAGGAAATTGTCGAAGTCGCTTTTCAAATTTTCGAGTTCTTTCTGCTTGAAAAGTTTATATTCGCGCTCGGCTTTTTCCATGGCCTCGTCGTGAGAAATCTTGCCGTTCCCTTCGAGCAGCTGCCGCTGACTCATGACAATCTGATTATCGAGTGCGTCTATCCAGTCCTGCATGCGCATTTGCTTTTCATCCAAGGCTTGTAATTCTGCGAAATCCAGGAATTGAGAAACCATCAGGTTTAGGCGCTGCAGTTCTTTTTCTGACAAGTAATTCTTGGCGATTTTTACATCGTCTTCGGTTACATAATTGCCCTTGAAGTTTGTCATGCCCACAAACGGCTTGTCGCTATCAACGCGTTCGTATATAAGTTCTGCGGCAGTGTGTTCGTGTACTGCGTAATGCAATTTGTTTTGCACGGTGGCAAAGAAATCTAGCGTAATCTTTTTTCGGGGATCGTAATCTATGGCAGTGGCGTAAATGTCTGTCACCTGCTGGTAGAAATTACGTTCAGAAGAACGAATGTCACGGATGCGCTGGAGAAGTTCCTTGAAGTAACGATTACGCCCATTCTTTAGGCGTTCGTCGTCGAGGGTAAAACCTTTCTGGATGAATTCATGAAGACGAGTTGTTGCCCATTTTCTAAAGCGAGTTGCTACGGGAGATTGTACCCTGTAGCCGATGGCGATGATGACGTCGAGATTATAATGATCTAATTCCCTGCGGACATCTCGAGAGCCTTCCTTTTGAACTATAAAGAATTTCTTTATAGTTGCCTCTTTGGGTAATTCCTCGTCTTTGTAGATATTTTCAATATGCTGGCCTACATTTTGACGAGTGGTTTCGTATAGTTCGGCGAGCTGGACCTGGGTTACCCAAACATCTTCATCGGCAAAGCGGACAGAAACGTTTGTTTTGCCGTTTTCGTCTTTATACAACAAGAAGGAATTATCTTCAGGACGGGTTTCTTTCATATGTACAAATGTACACTAATTGCAAGGCTCTGTCAAGTCAATGTACATTTAAAAGAACAAGGCCTTGTGACCTTTTAAAGAAAGAGTAATCCTTGGGAATTGTCTAAAGACAACAGCGTAAATCGTTATTTCTAAAAAAGTTGTATTTTCAATAAGGTACTCGTTCATCGAGGTGTTATGAAGTTTGTTCGCCAACTTACCCTTTTGATTGTTGCTTTCGCATCGTCTGCTTTTGCTGACGTGGTGGTTTCTGTTGATTTTGAAAATCGTGCAGAAGGCCAGTATACCAATGACATGGCAAAGGAAGATTTTCCCAAGCGTCAGGGTGCGTCCAGTTGGTATGCCATGGAACAGAACAATGGCGAGAATGCAAAAATTGTACGTGATGGCGATGAACATGGCATGGTTCTGCAACTGAAATATCCCAAGGGATGCGTAGGGCCCAACGACAAGTCCGAAGAAGGAATCCCAGCTTGTGCGGGACAAGTGAAGCAACCTCTCCAGGTAAGCGCCGAGGAAATGTGGGTGGCTTACGACATTCAGTTCGAAGAAGGTTTTGAATTTGTGAAAGGCGGTAAGCTGCCAGGCCTTTGCGGTGGCAAGTGCTACACTGGCGGAAATCGCCCCTCGGTAGGTGACGGCTGGAGCGCCCGCATCATGTGGCGCAAGGACGGCAATGTGGTGCAGTACCTCTATTTCGTGGATCAGGCAGGAACATACGGCGATGACGCCTTATGGAACCTGAATGGAACTGCGGAACAAAAGCAGTTTGTGCCGGGGCAGTGGCATCGCGTGGTGACCCGCGTGGTTTTGAATTCTGTAACCACAGAAGGAACCGGCGATAAGAACGGCGTTGTGCAGAGTTGGTTCGATGGTGAACTTTCCCTGGACTTGGATACTTTGCGTTTGCGCGATTCTACAAACCAGAAAATTGACGAGTTCTATCTCTCCACATTCCACGGTGGAAGCGATACCACCTGGGCTCCGACCAAGGATGTGTTTGTACGTTATGATAACTTTGTTGTATCGACGGATTCTATTGCTGTTATGACTGCAAAGCCTTCCGCAGGTGGGGAGGGAGCTTCTGCTGGTGAGTCCGACACTGAATCCATCAAGCCGGTGCGTCGCAGTATCCTCCGTAACGATGTGAATTCTGGGTTTTATAAAAACGAGAAGATTTATAATCTAATTGGACAGCAGTTGTAGTTTCCTATATTTGGGACATGCTTAAAATCATCCGTGGCATAACCCGTTTTCTTTCTTCCTACACATCCCTCTTCGTAATCGGCTGTGCTGTCGTTGCCTTCTTCCTGCCGCCTGCATTTGGCTGGGTCCGCGGAAATGTTTCTTCCGTGATTCTTGGAATTATCATGCTTTCCATGGGCTTGACCTTACGGGTGGAAGATTTTAAGAACCTGGCGAAGCGTCCTTTGGATATTTGCGCGGGAGCTCTAGCCCAGTATACGATTATGCCGTTGGTGGCATTCGTCTTGACGAAGGTTTTCGGGCTGGATCCTTATTTGGCCGTAGGTATTATTCTGGTGGGCTGCTGCCCTGGCGGCGTCTCCAGCAATGTGATGAGTTATTTGGCAAAGGGCGACGTGGCATTCTCCGTGGGTATGACGACGGTGAGTACCTTGCTCGCGCCCATCATGACTCCGCTGCTTGTTTTGTGGCTTGCGGATACCAGCATTAACGTGAATGCGGTGGGAATGTTCCTGAACATTCTTTACGTGACTATCGGCCCCGTCATGGTCGGATTCCTTTGCAATTACTTCTTTGGAAAGCGCGCGGCCTTCAAGGAAATTCAATCCAATATGCCCTCCGTCAGCGTCATTGGTTTGGCTCTGATTGTGGGTGGCGTTATCGTGACGGTGCGCCCTCATTTGCTGGCAAACGGTTTGGGCCTTTTGTTCCTGGTGCTTGCGGTGGTGTTCTGCCATAATGCGCTTGGTTATGTGCTAGGTTATAGTGTTGGCCGCGGCCTGAAATTCACTACGGCAAAAAAGCGTACCATTGCTATTGAAGTGGGCGTGCAGAATGCAGGTATGGCTACGGTTCTTGCTGCAGGTTTCTTCGCCAATCCCGAAAATATTGCGGCACATCCTGAAGCAGCTCTCTGCGTTGTTCCCTGCGCTATCAGTTGCGCTTACCATTCCATTAGCGGAACCGTTTTGGCGGGAATCTTTGCCAAGATGGACAAGAAGAAAGCCTAAATTTGCACTATGCCTAACGCCCTTATTTTCGATCTGGATGGAACCCTCTGGGATACTGTTGCTCCCTTGACTCTCATCTGGAATCAAGTGTTTGAGAGGAATAACACCGGCAAGGTGATTTCCGAGGATGACCTTCGAAATGTGATGGGCAAGAACCTTCAGGAAATTGGCAGAATCTATTTTCCCGATATGGCTGAAGAACGTCGTGCAGATATTTTCTCTCAATGTGCGGTAGCCCATTGCGCTTACTTGAAAGAACACGGCGCACCCTTGTTTTTTGAAAAATCGTTTATGGAACAGCTGGCCGCAAAGTACGAATTGTTCATCGTCAGCAATTGCCCTTGCGGATACATCGAAGCTTTCCTTGAAAGTCAAAACCTGCAGAAGTGCTTCAAAGATTACGAAATGTCCGGCCGCACTGGCAAAAGTAAAGGCGAAAACATCAAGGCTGTTATGGAACGTAATGGATGTCAAAACAGCGTCTACATCGGGGACACCGTTGGTGACGAAACTGCCGCTCGCGCAGCCGGCATTCCCTTTATCCATGCCGCATACGGATTCGGAACTGCGGAAAATCCCGATGCTGTAATCCAGAATTTGAACGAACTGCCAGAAATTCTAGAAAAAATCTTTTAAATCCTAGACATTTAAAATCCTGCCCCATTTTTTTACAAACGCACTTTCCTCTTTGGATATATATTACACGCAGAGGTGTGTATGGCTTTTTTCAAAAAGATGTTTTTTGGCGGTTTGGTATGTGCTCTAGCCAGCAATTCTTTTGCTGATATTGTTTATCAGGGTAAGCGTGTGCAGGCTTGGCCTAGCGACGCAATCACAAAGTTCGATAATACTCGCGGCGCATTGCGAGCTCCGGGAATGTTGCGAGCTCCCGCAGCCACTGAAAAAAGTCACTATTCCGCACCTAAGGGCAAAATCTATGGCCTTACCATGCTGGTGGATTTTTCCGACCAGCAGGCTCCTGTAACAGTTGATGAAATTTCTGATTGGCTGAATAAGGAAGGTTTCAATCGGGATGGCTGCAAGGGCTCTGTCCGCGATTATTATCTGGATGTTTCCAATGGCCAGCTGGATTTCACTAACGAAGTCTTTGGCTGGTATCGCGCTAAATATCCCAAGTCATATTACGAAGGGCTGGATGGTTATTCTGGTTCCGATGTGCTCATGAAAGAAGTGTTTGAGTACTTTGATTCTCAGGTAGATTTCTCCCGCTATGATAACGACAAGGACGGTGTGACTGAAGCTATCAACGTTGTGTATGCGGGAGCCGGCCAAACATGGGGACAGGGCTTGTGGCCTCATGCGGGTTGGTCCAACGAAAGGCGCGATGGCGTACTTTTGCAGAAACATCAGATGACCGACATGCCGGGTAAATTCTCTATCTATGTATTCGTTCATGAAAATGGGCACATGGTTTTCGGTTGGCCAGACTTGTATTGGTATGGTGACTACTGCACCATGGGCAACCGCGCCGACGACTGGAATCCAGTAGCCATTAACGATTTCTATCGTGCGGACCAGGGATGGATTCCCTTCGAAGATGTATCCGCCAGTGACTTAGGCAAGGTCTCTACGGAAGCGGGGGAGAAGTGCTATCGCTTTAAAAATCCCAGCCGGCCGGATAAGGAAGGTTTGGTTTGGTCCTACGTGAAGAACTCTGGCCGCGATGCGGTCCTTAAGGGAAGTGGCATCTTGATGCAGCATTATGATTTTTCCATCGATGGAAATTCTGCTGCAGATGAGTTGGGCTTGCGAATCGTCCATGCAGATTCCAAGGGCAAGAATAGCGATCCGGAAAATGACCAGTGGCCTTCTCCGGGAAGCCGCTCAGGCGCATTCTTTAGCGGATCCTATAATGCATTCTCTGATGCACTCTATCCGGCAATCCGCTGGTATAGCGGCGCAGAAACTGGTTTAAAATTTACGGATGTAAGCGTTAGCGGAAGCGCGTTAAGCTTCTGCCTCGGTGGCGATTGTTCAAGCACTGCTGTCGAATCGTCAAGTTCCGTGGTCGCGCAGAGTTCCTCTTCCGTCGCTGCGACTTCTTCTTCCTCTGTTAATTCGAACTCTTCCTCTTCAATCATTCCGAACTCCTCCTCTTCTGTCATTCCGAGCGCAGTCGAGGAATCCATAAGCCTCGCGGTGCAATTGCCTATCAGCGATAATTACACTCCTGTCGTCGTTGACCTGCAGGGTACGAAAGTCGCAGAATCTCTTGGCTTAAAGCAAAGTGAAATTTCTACGAAGGCTAGCTTCTACGCCGTAGAACCTGATGGCTCTCTGAACAGCAATACCACTGGCGAGGGGACTGGCCACTGGTTTGATTCCAAGGGCACTGTTGCCGCCTGGAATACGAATGGCCCCAGCATCGTTTTCTCCAATGTGGATTTAAGCACCATGACAACGAAGGTTGGCCATATGCCCAATCTGGTGGACGCGGGTGACAAGTTTACCGTCAAGCAGGCCTTGGTTTACGGCAGTAAGCAGGTGACCTTTGTTATTGCCATAACCATTGCGGGTGACGATGTGCCTGTGGATGATTCTTCTAGTAGCTCAAGCGATGGCACGGATACCATTCCCTCAGCAATCGCTCTGCTGCACCAGGGCATTTTGGACATGTCAAAAACATCAATTCAGTATTTTGACATGAACGGCAATGTTCTTGGTTCCACTCCCCGTCAGGCTGGCTGTTATCTAAAGCGCGTTATGAAAAACGGAAAGGCTATCCGCCAATCCGTTGTGCGTGTGAAATAAATCTAGAGATGTTCTCCAAGCATCTTTTCCATCCAAATCATGTTGAACCATTCCCCGAATTTGTAACCGCAATCGTGGAAGGTACCTACCAGCGTGTAGCCTAATTTCTCATGAAACTTTTGGCTGCTCTTGTCTAGGCGAGGCACCTCAATTTTAGGCGATGCGATACATGCGTATGCGTTAAGAATGCCATGGTTTTTGAGTTCGCGCTCCAATGCGCTATAGAGGGCGCGGCCGTAACCTTTGCCATGTTCGCCCATCTTGATGTAGATGGATGTTTCTACGCAGTGGTTGTAGGCGGCGCGTGGCTTGAACACGCCCGCGTAACAATAACCAAGAATTTCGCAGGCGGGCTCGCGCGCGGCGCAGTTTGAGTCCGCGTTGGCTTTCGCGCCATCCGCGTCGGCGATTCGTTCAATCACAAGATAGGGGAACTTTTCCAGAGTCTTCTGAATTCGTCCTGCAAATTCCTCTACGGTAGGCACGTCATACTCGAAGGTGATGGCGGTGTTTTCTACATAGGGCTTGTAGATAGCCAGCAGCGCGGACGCATCTTCAATTTTTGCAGAACGAATGTTAATCATGGGAAATAAAATAAAAATTCTCCAAGCTACTTCTCAATAGGAATGATGTTTGCGTCGTCCATAAAGCTAGTAATAGGTTTTGCTTCGTACTGGATGCACATCATAATCATTTCAGCTTCGGAGGTGTTGCGCAATGCACGGACGCCTGCAGGAGCCACACGAATAATGCTGCCTTCGCTGACGAGGAACTTTTCGCCATCCACTTCGTATTCGCCCTTGCCCGAAATAATCACGTAGATTTCTTCGTGAGTCTTGTGAGTGTGATAGAAAGGAGCGTCTTCACCTGCGGCCAAGCGCTGCAAGGAGGCTTCTGCACCGGTCATTGCAAGTTCCTGGCCAAGGAAAATCTTACCTTCTACATTATTCCAGCCGTTGAAATTCTTTACTGCATAGTTCTTCATATTGAGTCCTTTTGTTATGAGTTTTGTACTTGTTTAAACTCTCTTTTAGAGAGTATCTCTCTTTAAGACACCAATAAGATAAAAAGAGGTTTTTCAAAAAACAAGAAGGCACAAAAAAGTGCCGTAGTTACCTTTTGGTAACCATTGGTAAATTCTGAAAATTTCCGCGGTTGCTTTCTGAAAAATTTTTTATTACTTTTTTAAAGTAAGTATCAAAAAGTGAGTAAAGCCATGTCAAAGATTGTTCTGAAAGATGAAAACTTCCCGGATTGCCCCATTCGAAACGTATTAAGCCGCATAGGAGACAAGTGGTCGATTCTGGTTCTTTATACGCTTTCGCAACAGGATGTGAGCCGTTTTAACCAACTGCAGCGCAGCATTCCCGACATTTCCCAAAAGATGCTCACGTCCACCCTCAAGACTCTTGAGGCTGACGGAATTATCGATCGCCACGCTTATCCCGAAGTTCCCCCTCGCGTAGAATACTCCATCTCAAAGCGTGGCGAAACTCTGCTCCCCATCATCCAGGAGCTGATCACCTGGGCTTCGCAGAACATGAAAAAGATTGTAAGGAGTCGAGAAAAGGCTGTTAGTAAGGTGTAATTTAATGAAACGTAATTCCAAGAAATTACAAATCTTTAACACTTCCCACCTTGCCAATTTTTAGACAGATTCTATACTTCATCCCGAGCGTTACGAAATGTCTCCTGAACACCTGATAAAAATTCAGG encodes:
- a CDS encoding M6 family metalloprotease domain-containing protein; this translates as MAFFKKMFFGGLVCALASNSFADIVYQGKRVQAWPSDAITKFDNTRGALRAPGMLRAPAATEKSHYSAPKGKIYGLTMLVDFSDQQAPVTVDEISDWLNKEGFNRDGCKGSVRDYYLDVSNGQLDFTNEVFGWYRAKYPKSYYEGLDGYSGSDVLMKEVFEYFDSQVDFSRYDNDKDGVTEAINVVYAGAGQTWGQGLWPHAGWSNERRDGVLLQKHQMTDMPGKFSIYVFVHENGHMVFGWPDLYWYGDYCTMGNRADDWNPVAINDFYRADQGWIPFEDVSASDLGKVSTEAGEKCYRFKNPSRPDKEGLVWSYVKNSGRDAVLKGSGILMQHYDFSIDGNSAADELGLRIVHADSKGKNSDPENDQWPSPGSRSGAFFSGSYNAFSDALYPAIRWYSGAETGLKFTDVSVSGSALSFCLGGDCSSTAVESSSSVVAQSSSSVAATSSSSVNSNSSSSIIPNSSSSVIPSAVEESISLAVQLPISDNYTPVVVDLQGTKVAESLGLKQSEISTKASFYAVEPDGSLNSNTTGEGTGHWFDSKGTVAAWNTNGPSIVFSNVDLSTMTTKVGHMPNLVDAGDKFTVKQALVYGSKQVTFVIAITIAGDDVPVDDSSSSSSDGTDTIPSAIALLHQGILDMSKTSIQYFDMNGNVLGSTPRQAGCYLKRVMKNGKAIRQSVVRVK
- a CDS encoding GNAT family N-acetyltransferase; the protein is MINIRSAKIEDASALLAIYKPYVENTAITFEYDVPTVEEFAGRIQKTLEKFPYLVIERIADADGAKANADSNCAAREPACEILGYCYAGVFKPRAAYNHCVETSIYIKMGEHGKGYGRALYSALERELKNHGILNAYACIASPKIEVPRLDKSSQKFHEKLGYTLVGTFHDCGYKFGEWFNMIWMEKMLGEHL
- a CDS encoding cupin domain-containing protein yields the protein MKNYAVKNFNGWNNVEGKIFLGQELAMTGAEASLQRLAAGEDAPFYHTHKTHEEIYVIISGKGEYEVDGEKFLVSEGSIIRVAPAGVRALRNTSEAEMIMMCIQYEAKPITSFMDDANIIPIEK
- a CDS encoding helix-turn-helix domain-containing protein, whose amino-acid sequence is MSKIVLKDENFPDCPIRNVLSRIGDKWSILVLYTLSQQDVSRFNQLQRSIPDISQKMLTSTLKTLEADGIIDRHAYPEVPPRVEYSISKRGETLLPIIQELITWASQNMKKIVRSREKAVSKV